A single genomic interval of bacterium harbors:
- a CDS encoding rod shape-determining protein, translated as MFSQDMAIDLGTANTLVFLKGRGIAFSEPSVVAVTKDYRGMKRVLSVGKEAKMMVGRTPGHIVAIRPMREGVIADFEVTREMLRYFIRKAHNRKTLVRPRIIISVPYGITEVEKRAVKESAMSAGAREVYLVEEPMAAAIGAGLPITEPSGNMIVDIGGGTTEVAVISLAGIVLSQSVRVAGDKMDEAIIQYLKRKYNLFIGEGTAERIKLTIGTAYHTDELMTMEVKGRDMVAGVPRTIEINSDEIRDSMIEPINAIVQAVRQALERTPPELASDIVDKGIVLAGGGALLRHVDVLLREETGLPITICDDPLSAVVLGAGKMLEEIDLLRQVALQT; from the coding sequence ATGTTCTCCCAGGACATGGCCATCGACCTGGGAACGGCCAACACGCTCGTCTTTCTGAAAGGGCGCGGCATCGCCTTTTCCGAGCCGTCCGTCGTCGCCGTGACGAAGGATTACCGCGGGATGAAGCGCGTCCTTTCGGTCGGGAAAGAAGCGAAAATGATGGTCGGACGCACGCCCGGCCACATCGTCGCCATCCGCCCCATGCGCGAGGGCGTCATCGCGGATTTCGAGGTGACGCGCGAGATGCTGCGCTACTTCATCCGCAAGGCGCACAACCGCAAGACCCTCGTCCGCCCGCGCATCATCATCTCCGTGCCCTACGGCATCACCGAGGTCGAAAAGCGCGCGGTGAAGGAATCGGCGATGAGCGCCGGCGCCCGCGAGGTTTATCTCGTCGAGGAGCCGATGGCCGCGGCGATCGGCGCGGGCCTGCCGATCACCGAACCCTCCGGCAACATGATCGTCGATATCGGCGGCGGCACGACGGAGGTCGCGGTCATTTCGCTGGCCGGCATCGTGCTTAGCCAGTCGGTGCGCGTGGCCGGCGACAAGATGGACGAGGCGATCATCCAGTACCTGAAAAGGAAGTATAATCTCTTCATCGGCGAAGGCACGGCCGAGCGCATCAAGCTGACGATCGGCACGGCGTATCACACCGACGAACTGATGACGATGGAGGTCAAGGGGCGCGACATGGTCGCGGGCGTCCCGCGGACGATCGAGATCAACTCCGACGAGATCCGCGACTCGATGATCGAGCCGATCAACGCCATCGTGCAGGCCGTGCGGCAGGCGCTCGAGCGCACGCCGCCCGAGCTCGCTAGCGACATCGTCGACAAGGGCATCGTGCTCGCCGGCGGCGGCGCGCTTTTGCGTCATGTGGACGTGTTGCTGCGCGAGGAGACGGGGCTGCCCATCACGATCTGCGACGATCCGCTGTCGGCCGTCGTGCTCGGCGCCGGCAAGATGCTCGAGGAAATCGACCTGCTGCGGCAGGTCGCGCTACAGACTTAG